The following coding sequences are from one Brienomyrus brachyistius isolate T26 chromosome 2, BBRACH_0.4, whole genome shotgun sequence window:
- the lhfpl2b gene encoding LHFPL tetraspan subfamily member 2b → MCHVIVTCRSMLWTLLSIMVAFTELIAFMSNDWLVGTTAGSTVDIGSYGSPDPYRPTLGLYGRCLQLSRGVQCGPYATHFGEIASGFWQATSIFLAVGILLLCTVAIMSIFTLCFQSIMKKSIFNVCGLLQGIAGLFLILGLMLYPAGWGSKKAQDYCGADASPYKVGLCSLGWAFYTAIGGTVLTFLCAVFSAQAEIATSSDKVQEEIEEGKSLICLL, encoded by the exons ATGTGTCATGTGATTGTGACATGTCGCTCCATGCTCTGGACTCTTCTCAGCATCATGGTCGCCTTCACTGAGCTCATTGCCTTCATGAGCAACGACTGGCTGGTGGGTACCACCGCTGGATCAACCGTCGACATTGGATCATACGGGTCCCCGGACCCTTACAGGCCCACGCTGGGACTCTATGGGCGCTGTCTACAGTTGTCAAGAGGGGTCCAGTGCGGCCCATATGCCACACACTTTGGGGAGATCGCCAGCGGCTTCTGGCAGGCCACTTCCATCTTCCTGGCAGTGGGTATTCTGCTGCTGTGCACTGTAGCCATCATGTCCATCTTCACCTTGTGCTTCCAGAGCATCATGAAGAAGAGCATCTTCAATGTCTGTGGTCTCCTGCAAGGCATTGCAG GTCTCTTCTTGATATTGGGCCTGATGCTGTACCCCGCTGGCTGGGGCTCCAAAAAGGCCCAGGATTACTGCGGAGCAGATGCCTCCCCGTATAAAGTGGGCCTGTGCTCTCTGGGCTGGGCCTTCTACACGGCCATCGGTGGCACGGTGCTCACCTTCCTCTGCGCCGTCTTCTCCGCTCAGGCTGAGATCGCCACCTCCAGCGACAAGGTGCaggaggagatagaggaagGCAAGAGTCTCATCTGCCTCCTTTAG